The Toxorhynchites rutilus septentrionalis strain SRP chromosome 3, ASM2978413v1, whole genome shotgun sequence genome includes a region encoding these proteins:
- the LOC129777008 gene encoding (Lyso)-N-acylphosphatidylethanolamine lipase isoform X1 codes for MTEELINENESIFNWTKFSSNMLRNFEKAILSHLKLPYRGKYVDIGPCVGEADKIYTISMNNESKRIPILLLHGLGAGVALWVLNLDELALHRPVYAIDVLGFGRSSRPQFADDAMIAEKQLVKSIEEWRKEVGLNEMIVLGHSMGGFLAASYALSYPDRVKHLILADPWGFPEKPAVTDSSRKLPLWARPILAISKHLNPLWVVRFSGPLGPWILTKSRPDILRKFSGVVENQDDIPNYIHQCNAQKPTGESAFHTMMQDFAWAKHPMLNRIQDLKNTVPITFIYGANSWLRNNSGEKVKQIRQETYVNVKYIEGAGHHIYADGGEMFNKLVNEACNICETEKQRIVHIEPNET; via the exons ATGACAGAAGAATTAATCAACGAAAACGAGAG CATCTTTAATTGGACAAAGTTTTCCTCCAACATGCTACGGAATTTTGAAAAGGCAATTTTATCTC attTGAAACTTCCTTATCGAGGGAAGTATGTTGACATAGGACCCTGCGTTGGCGAGGCGGACAAAATATACACAATATCAATGAACAATGAATCCAAGCGGATACCAATTCTCTTACTCCACGGACTTGGAGCCGGTGTTGCCTTATGGGTGTTAAATCTAGACGAACTTGCGTTACATCGACCTGTCTATGCGATTGATGTCCTTGGATTTGGTAGAAGTTCCCGACCACAGTTTGCTGACGATGCTATGATTGCTGAAAAACAATTGGTAAAATCGATAGAAGAATGGCGAAAAGAAGTTGGATTGAATGAAATGATAGTTCTGGGTCACTCAATGGGGGGATTCCTAGCCGCGAGCTACGCCCTGTCATATCCGGACCG AGTAAAACATTTAATATTGGCCGATCCATGGGGATTTCCGGAGAAGCCAGCCGTTACGGATAGTTCAAGAAAATTGCCGCTGTGGGCGAGACCGATATTGGCTATATCCAAACATTTGAATCCGCTGTGGGTTGTTCGATTTTCTGGACCTTTGGGACCATGGATACTCACTAAATCTAGACCAGACATACTGCGTAAATTCTCTGGCGTAGTCGAAAATCAAGACGATATTCCCAATTATATACATCAATGTAACGCACAAAAACCTAC TGGCGAAAGTGCCTTCCACACGATGATGCAAGATTTCGCGTGGGCTAAGCATCCCATGCTGAATCGAATTCAAGATTTGAAAAATACTGTACCCATCACTTTCATATACGGAGCAAACTCCTGGCTGCGCAATAACTCGGgagaaaaagtaaaacaaatccGGCAGGAAACCTATGTGAATGTGAAATATATCGAAGGTGCAGGTCACCATATATATGCGGATGGTGGCGAAATGTTCAACAAATTAGTCAACGAAGCTTGTAATATCTGTGAAACAGAAAAACAACGTATTGTTCATATTGAACCGAATGAAACATAA
- the LOC129777008 gene encoding (Lyso)-N-acylphosphatidylethanolamine lipase isoform X2: protein MLRNFEKAILSHLKLPYRGKYVDIGPCVGEADKIYTISMNNESKRIPILLLHGLGAGVALWVLNLDELALHRPVYAIDVLGFGRSSRPQFADDAMIAEKQLVKSIEEWRKEVGLNEMIVLGHSMGGFLAASYALSYPDRVKHLILADPWGFPEKPAVTDSSRKLPLWARPILAISKHLNPLWVVRFSGPLGPWILTKSRPDILRKFSGVVENQDDIPNYIHQCNAQKPTGESAFHTMMQDFAWAKHPMLNRIQDLKNTVPITFIYGANSWLRNNSGEKVKQIRQETYVNVKYIEGAGHHIYADGGEMFNKLVNEACNICETEKQRIVHIEPNET from the exons ATGCTACGGAATTTTGAAAAGGCAATTTTATCTC attTGAAACTTCCTTATCGAGGGAAGTATGTTGACATAGGACCCTGCGTTGGCGAGGCGGACAAAATATACACAATATCAATGAACAATGAATCCAAGCGGATACCAATTCTCTTACTCCACGGACTTGGAGCCGGTGTTGCCTTATGGGTGTTAAATCTAGACGAACTTGCGTTACATCGACCTGTCTATGCGATTGATGTCCTTGGATTTGGTAGAAGTTCCCGACCACAGTTTGCTGACGATGCTATGATTGCTGAAAAACAATTGGTAAAATCGATAGAAGAATGGCGAAAAGAAGTTGGATTGAATGAAATGATAGTTCTGGGTCACTCAATGGGGGGATTCCTAGCCGCGAGCTACGCCCTGTCATATCCGGACCG AGTAAAACATTTAATATTGGCCGATCCATGGGGATTTCCGGAGAAGCCAGCCGTTACGGATAGTTCAAGAAAATTGCCGCTGTGGGCGAGACCGATATTGGCTATATCCAAACATTTGAATCCGCTGTGGGTTGTTCGATTTTCTGGACCTTTGGGACCATGGATACTCACTAAATCTAGACCAGACATACTGCGTAAATTCTCTGGCGTAGTCGAAAATCAAGACGATATTCCCAATTATATACATCAATGTAACGCACAAAAACCTAC TGGCGAAAGTGCCTTCCACACGATGATGCAAGATTTCGCGTGGGCTAAGCATCCCATGCTGAATCGAATTCAAGATTTGAAAAATACTGTACCCATCACTTTCATATACGGAGCAAACTCCTGGCTGCGCAATAACTCGGgagaaaaagtaaaacaaatccGGCAGGAAACCTATGTGAATGTGAAATATATCGAAGGTGCAGGTCACCATATATATGCGGATGGTGGCGAAATGTTCAACAAATTAGTCAACGAAGCTTGTAATATCTGTGAAACAGAAAAACAACGTATTGTTCATATTGAACCGAATGAAACATAA